The DNA window TCCCCAACTTCCATGGTCTCTCATCTGTGAAGCAGCTACATCTCTTCCATCTCTCACGATATGAACAAATTGAGCCTCTGGCCAAATCTCTAAATATTTATTTGATATTTTTATATCTTTCATAATTTTAATACCCCAACGTTCTGCATGAGAGATGTTTATCAGATAACTGCTCATCTCATCAATCAAAACAGCCCTCTCTTCAAATTTAATCATTTCATAATTGTTCAAAAAAACAACCTTATTTATCATGGCCTCTAAAATCTTTTCATCTATTCCAAACCTTTTACACCTTACAATAAAATTAACGGCATTTTTATAGTATTCGTTTTTTTTAAGCCCTAGTAGATCTCCTTTCATCAATTCCCATTGTTTTAAACAGCCAAGTATATAACTACTTAAATTTTTAGGGCCTCGAAAATGAAGTTCAGGACCCACAATTAATTTGCTATGAGAATTTAAAATTAAGGAGAGCAAGGTTGTTCCTGACCTTCCATCTCCACCTATAAAAATTGGATTCCGTTTCATTTTTGCATCATATCCTTCTCACTGATTACTAAATACGTCGGTCTAAACAAGGTTCTTTTCTTCCACCGTATCAATCCTTCTCCACCCTGATTGTATCCAGCATAACACAAATATGACAGTCCTTTCGCATAGCCAGACTCTTTTTTTAGCAACCATTCTAGTATATTAAAGTGCAAAGCATACATAATCCCTT is part of the Desulfobotulus pelophilus genome and encodes:
- a CDS encoding sulfotransferase family protein: MKRNPIFIGGDGRSGTTLLSLILNSHSKLIVGPELHFRGPKNLSSYILGCLKQWELMKGDLLGLKKNEYYKNAVNFIVRCKRFGIDEKILEAMINKVVFLNNYEMIKFEERAVLIDEMSSYLINISHAERWGIKIMKDIKISNKYLEIWPEAQFVHIVRDGRDVAASQMRDHGSWGYKSIEDAAKGWKELIDRSRVTPNGSLLELKYEDLVRYPQKSIHQITDFLNIDWEDRVLYHHEYDHSLYRNSYNHPSINTVINPINQNAIGRYKKDLSLKEIEIFNTMAKSYLLEFGYID